From Apium graveolens cultivar Ventura chromosome 9, ASM990537v1, whole genome shotgun sequence, the proteins below share one genomic window:
- the LOC141686431 gene encoding uncharacterized protein LOC141686431 encodes MQGGCIADIGSCGTGFDSLSGSVRMNKFRAKGSELADRKGEKNKAMPRAPSIRCSSIDEALSLSSRSRCNKGLILFPSREPRERLAPRGAKLIFLSG; translated from the coding sequence ATGCAAGGAGGATGTATAGCTGATATAGGATCTTGTGGAACAGGATTTGATTCTTTAAGCGGTTCGGTACGAATGAATAAATTTCGAGCAAAAGGGTCGGAACTCGCTGATAGGAAAGGAGAGAAAAACAAAGCAATGCCAAGAGCTCCGTCAATCCGCTGTTCATCGATAGACGAAGCTCTCTCTTTATCATCTCGTTCCAGATGCAACAAAGGACTCATCCTTTTTCCTTCTCGCGAACCGCGGGAGCGCCTAGCGCCTAGAGGAGCAAAGCTCATTTTCCTTTCAGGGTAA